From Paenibacillus graminis:
AGCAGGTAGGCACTGGTCGACACATCCCTCAGCACATAGTTGTTGTCATTGGGAACCCAATGGTACGAGCTGGGATTCATAAGTTTCCGGTCAAACCCGGGATTGCTGCGCAAATCCTTGTAAATCAGAGAATCTCTTGGCGGGTAAGAAGTGTATGCGCTTTCATATAAATCGAGAATCATAAAATAAACCGAAGGATTATAGAGAAAGAAGCTGTTATTCAGATTTTTGAAAATGTTCTCGATCCGCCTTTTGTTTTCAAGCCCGCTTTGCTGCTCGGGATGGGTCAATACGGATCTTACCGTCTCATCCTGCTTGAGGAAGATTAAGGTTTTGAAAGCGATGCTGATCTGATCCTCCAGTGTCCGGTACATCTGCTCCAGCTGATAGTGGCTCTGCTGGCTGATTTTTTTCTGAACCAGGCTTTCAATGCGCTGATAGTTGTATAAATTCAGGGCACAGAAGGGCAGCAGGATCAAAAAAACAAAGGCTGCGAACAAGCGGTATTTCAGCTTTTGGGGAACCAGTAAACGCATTAGTTTTGACACACGGATGCGACCTCCAATACGTTGTGGGTGTTGCTTAAATTATAGCATATTAAAAAAGCTGCAAGCGCAATATTTAAAATTGTATGGTTTTGTTTCAGGAAGGGGGTTTTGAGGCGGAATAATGCAAAGATTTGTTCTATTCGGGTGGCATTGTACATCAAAAATAGCGGAGAGGGAATCAGTCGGACTAAAAATCCCTTTTCACTAGCGCTTGCGAAGAAGCAGTCGGGCAAGCGCTAGTTGAAAAAAGGGAACTTATTTTTCCGGAAAATCAACTATAGTGAGAGCTAAGTGGCGCTGCATCAGCAGCCCGGGGATGACTCTTTTATTTGTTTTGCTTCAAATAACTATCATGCCGGGCCGCCATGGCATCAAGGGTCTGATCCAGCGACTGTGAACCAAGGAAGTATTTCTCATACTCTTGGGAACGCAGATCCATGACTTCCTGCGGCAGACTGCGCACATAAGTTGGCGTCTTGTCGTCGAACATGACATACATGAGTGAATCCAGGTCATAGGTATCGCGTTTATCACCGAGGAGGCTGTTCAGGGCATCGTCCTGGTTCGCATCCTTAGAGGCCGGGAGTCTTCCCCCTGCAGCCATTGGGGCCATCCCCCCGTCAGAGTACCATTTCAGGAATTCCCAGGCTGCCTCTTGTTTTTTGGAATTGGCGTTAATGGAGATGTAATCTCCCAGCCCTCCGCGGGTCACATATTGGTCTGCACTGTCTGCAAGCCGGGGAACCTGGGCAAAGGCAATCTTGAAATCGCGCGGGAAATCTGTGAAATTGTTCGAGCTGCGCAGCAGCCAGGCCCCGATGTTAAGCATAGGCACTTCACCGCTCAGGAATACCTGTTCAACGGGCATTTTGGAAGTCAATTGTTCTCCCAGCGGCGGGGTGGTCTTATCCTCCTGCATCATTCCATTCAGCGTTTCCAACCATTCCCGGACGAGCGGATGATTCAGATTTGAAGTGCCGTCGGCTTTGGTGTAGCCCTCCTGCGACAGCACAGAATCAATAGGGTCCACGAACGGTTCCATATTCTGAATGAATCCGTATTTGTCGCCTACCTTCAGCTTTTTCGCGTATTCACGCAGCTCATCCCAGGTCCAGTCCTTCGGGACCGGCAGGCCCGCAGCGTCAAGGGCATCTTTGTTCAGAGCAATGAAGAACGCGCTTTTTGTCGTGGGAACACCGTAATATTTACCGTCTATCTTCCAGCCTTCCGCGTCACTGCCCATTTTTTCATCAATATTGTAATCCGTGAATTTGCTGAGGTCGAGCGCCAGATTGGATTCTACCCGTTTGGCCGCATGGGAGACCGTATAGTTCACGTATAAATCTACATCCTGCCCGGTAATCATGGCCGTGTCGAGCTTGAGATTTCCGTCATCATCATTGACGAAGCGGACGTATTCCACCTGAATCTCGGGATGCGCCTTATTCCAATTGTCGATCACCTCTTGCGGACCTGATTCCGGCGGTACGCCGCCCCACATTTTCAGCGTAACCGTACCCTTGGATGATCCGGAAGCATTTTTGCCAGCGCTTTCATTATTGGAAGCAGATGAGTTGCTATTTCCGTTACCGTTGCCGGAACATCCTGCCAGCAGCCCTGTGAGAAGAACGAGTGATGTGATCCCCGCAAGCCATGATTTCTTTTTCAAAAGCGACAACCTCCCTTATGAACTTTGTAAGATCGCTTACAAATCAAGAATAGCAGATCAAGAAAACCGCCAGAAGTAACAAAATAACAGAGTATATGGAACATAACTTTACAATAAAGAGGCTTATACGAGCCGCCTTTGTATGAAAACGTTCTATTTTAGCGGTCCGGTATGAACCCTGTCCTAATTATGATATATTTAATCTTGATCGTTAAGTTCTGTATAGATTTGAAAAAGGAGTACCCCATGAGCCAATTTGTCTACAAGCAAATTATTGATGACCTCAAAATGAAGATCTTTGCGGGACAGTTTGCCGATATGAGGTTGCCGGATGAGCGCAGCCTTAGCGACACATACCAGGTGAGCCGCAGTTCGGTCAAACGTGCGCTGATGAAGATGGAGAATTCGGGAATTATTTTTAAAAAACGGGGTTCAGGCACCTTTATCAACCCGTTATACATAAAAAATGAATCGATCTTTAACTACGAGGGCTCCAATCTGGGGGTTACGGACAACTTTCAGATGCACGGCAAAAAGCCTAAGGTTAAAGTGCTGGATTTCGAAGTCATTCGGCCTACGGAAGAGCTGCAGCGGGATTTGTTCCTGCAGCCCCATGATTTTGTATACAAAATTATCCGCCTGCGCCTGTTCGATGACGAGCCGTTTATGATTGAAACAGGCTACATTCCCATCAAAATTGTCCAAAATCTGGACCAGACGATTATCGAAGGTTCGATCTTTCATTATTTGGAGGAGTCGCGGAATCTGGCGGTGACCAAATCCTTTTTATCTATTTTTGCCGAACCGTCCGGGACCCATGATCAGGAGCTGCTCCATCTGCAGGCAAATGAACCTGTGGGGATTATGGAGGGAATATTCTTCCTGGACAATGGCACGCCCTTCGAATTTTCGCATATGCGGTTCCACTATAAATATTTGAAGTTCAACACGTTTGTATCAGTTCAATAACGAAAGGACCGGGAAATTTCCCGGTCCTTTTTAGGTCGGCTCGTTAACTATAGCTTCGATTTAGCGCGGATTCACTGTTTTTTGGCTTCAAAGTTGTTCAGGTCATTCTCCTTAAACTTGATAGAGAAGCCCCCGCCCGTACCCGGATATTCCGCATCAAAAGCGTAGGATACCCGTTTGGCAATCCCCCCTCCAATCTGGCTTACCATCTTCTGTTTGAATTCCATTTCACTCAAAGCCCGGAACCCTTTTTTCCAGTGCTCTCCTACTTTGAACTCAAAGCCCGGCATTTCGAACCGCTGAGGCTCTGTGCCTGCATCTTCGGAGGAAAAGCTCATGTCATCCTCGAAGCGGAAAAACAGTTTTTTTAGACGATGGCTTTCCGCTTCACTGAAGAATGCTTTGGCTCTGGAGGCGATGTCGTCCAGATTCCCCCGGGTCACCACGATGAAATTTTCATCGGATATCTCACGGGATGAATCCGTCCCCCGATAAACCGAAACAGGAATATCCTGTAAGCCGATTCCAAAATGTTTTTTTACCAGGAGAGGGTAATACTTTATTTGTGCGGTTTCCTCATAATTGTCGCTGAGCTGTCTCCAAAGCGGAAGGCCGCCATCAACGTGGCCGTTGGCCCGGCTTACCGTAAATACCAGGCTGCGGTCATTCGCCGGTGACGCTTTTAACACCTGATACCCATCATTATTCAGTCCCTCTTTAGACACGATTACAAATTTAGATTGATACGTTGAATTTAAGGCCCGGATGATACCCTTTTGATAAAAATGTCCGCTTTTGGCAAAGAATAAGCCGAGTCCAATCCAAATAATCATGCCGATTGCAGCGATAGTGAGGAGTCCTATGATTGTAAGTATTACCGGATTGCGGAAGCGGGAGGGCATAAATGATGTTCTCACTGTTATTTTGTTCTCCTTCTTGATCGCAGTGTAAAAGCGGGTTGTTTTCTTTCCATATTTGCGGATAAATTCCACCAGAATAATACCGTATTTGGAATGAGGTTGTCCAGATCATCTAGTGAACTTAAGGCCTTTTTTTCTAAATATTGAATTGAATATAATTACATTTTGCATAAAATAAAATCTATTTTACAAAGTATTGCTCTGATTTTCATACTATGTTCAAAATTTCACAAAATTGGACCGTATCAATTGTTAAAATGATTGAATTTTATAAACGCAGAGGTATGATGTACTTGTGAAAGTAATTAGGTTCAGGATAAAGAAAAATGGATTAGGAGTGGATTGAAATGGGATTGTCAACTCTGCCTGTGGATTATTCATCAAAAACGTACTTAGCCAAACTC
This genomic window contains:
- a CDS encoding ABC transporter substrate-binding protein, producing the protein MKKKSWLAGITSLVLLTGLLAGCSGNGNGNSNSSASNNESAGKNASGSSKGTVTLKMWGGVPPESGPQEVIDNWNKAHPEIQVEYVRFVNDDDGNLKLDTAMITGQDVDLYVNYTVSHAAKRVESNLALDLSKFTDYNIDEKMGSDAEGWKIDGKYYGVPTTKSAFFIALNKDALDAAGLPVPKDWTWDELREYAKKLKVGDKYGFIQNMEPFVDPIDSVLSQEGYTKADGTSNLNHPLVREWLETLNGMMQEDKTTPPLGEQLTSKMPVEQVFLSGEVPMLNIGAWLLRSSNNFTDFPRDFKIAFAQVPRLADSADQYVTRGGLGDYISINANSKKQEAAWEFLKWYSDGGMAPMAAGGRLPASKDANQDDALNSLLGDKRDTYDLDSLMYVMFDDKTPTYVRSLPQEVMDLRSQEYEKYFLGSQSLDQTLDAMAARHDSYLKQNK
- a CDS encoding GntR family transcriptional regulator is translated as MSQFVYKQIIDDLKMKIFAGQFADMRLPDERSLSDTYQVSRSSVKRALMKMENSGIIFKKRGSGTFINPLYIKNESIFNYEGSNLGVTDNFQMHGKKPKVKVLDFEVIRPTEELQRDLFLQPHDFVYKIIRLRLFDDEPFMIETGYIPIKIVQNLDQTIIEGSIFHYLEESRNLAVTKSFLSIFAEPSGTHDQELLHLQANEPVGIMEGIFFLDNGTPFEFSHMRFHYKYLKFNTFVSVQ